The following coding sequences lie in one Oncorhynchus kisutch isolate 150728-3 linkage group LG27, Okis_V2, whole genome shotgun sequence genomic window:
- the LOC109883584 gene encoding la-related protein 6-like has translation MKELTRDWRTTLAAALCSDSLEVNREGTKVRRREPLPDWLLSAPNSKLLLAWNLFGENTRSDISTLSSLDQQVVLEKALKLFSAHAAVASLRILRPGKELPVELRRHARRHAELGRRTCAVVEFETLEGARLAYRALQRGGAEGAVVCVASLGSPGTRSPPSSSSHPTNRQVEKEGEEDPKPDGGPEVTKVSQKNPKVKSRCFTNSSLKDPVPSRCFINDSMKDPELLKSLESDPAQTTVPTLGSAPARFSCRRIQRHKSLDSPLGQEVHCQTSQRDRPSSSDSHASRVPLVLSKLRDSRSGGVGRSRCSGDHAQEKVACPWVQRQKVATSAALLHPETPGKLRRQTLPLRVVRLPQGPYGTKGFYGGRGRGKLTQQQ, from the exons ATGAAGGAGCTGACGAGAGACTGGCGCACCACCCTGGCCGCAGCGCTGTGCTCTGATTCGCTGGAGGTCAACAGGGAAGGGACCAAAGTGAGGCGCAGAGAGCCTCTGCCTGATTGGCTGTTGAGTGCCCCTAACAGCAAGCTGCTACTAGCCTGGAACCTGTTTGGGGAAAACACAAGAAGTGACATCTCTACCCTCAGCAGCTTGGACCAACAGGTTGTCCTAGAGAAAGCTCTGAAGCTGTTCAGTGCCCATGCTGCCGTGGCCTCGCTGCGTATCCTCCGTCCTGGGAAAGAGCTTCCTGTGGAGCTGAGACGCCATGCCAGGAGGCATGCCGAGCTGGGCCGCAG GACGTGTGCTGTGGTGGAGTTTGAGACCCTGGAGGGGGCCAGGTTGGCCTACCGAGCCTtgcagagaggaggagcagagggggCCGTGGTTTGTGTCGCCAGCCTGGGCAGCCCTGGCACGCgctcacccccctcctcctcgtcccaCCCCACCAACCGGCAGGTGGAGAAGGAGGGTGAAGAGGACCCCAAACCAGATGGAGGCCCCGAGGTGACTAAGGTGTCCCAGAAAAATCCCAAGGTGAAATCGAGATGTTTCACCAACAGCTCCCTGAAGGATCCAGTCCCGTCTAGATGTTTCATAAACGACTCTATGAAGGATCCGGAACTACTGAAGAGCTTAGAGTCTGACCCTGCCCAGACCACAGTCCCAACCCTGGGTTCAGCCCCAGCCAGGTTTTCATGCAGAAGGATCCAGCGCCATAAGTCCCTGGACAGCCCCCTGGGCCAGGAGGTTCATTGCCAAACATCACAAAGGGATAGGCCCTCCTCCTCGGACAGCCATGCGTCCCGCGTCCCCCTGGTCCTGTCTAAGCTCCGGGACTCTAGGTCTGGAGGTGTGGGAAGGAGCAGGTGCTCTGGGGACCATGCACAGGAGAAGGTGGCCTGCCCCTGGGTGCAGCGCCAGAAGGTGGCTACTAGCGCGGCCCTACTCCACCCGGAAACCCCGGGCAAGCTGCGGAGACAGACTCTGCCCCTGAGGGTGGTGCGTCTGCCCCAAGGACCCTACGGGACCAAGGGCTTCTATGGAGGCAGGGGAAGAGGGAAGCTAACTCAGCAGCAGTAA